Proteins co-encoded in one Medicago truncatula cultivar Jemalong A17 chromosome 8, MtrunA17r5.0-ANR, whole genome shotgun sequence genomic window:
- the LOC25500139 gene encoding uncharacterized protein, giving the protein MSPKPREVVVRLRNKLFLTFLIWQLIPSTLIFLLYFSIIPNTSFSSFPLFLFSQFIFSVSISLIPSPFGPRKINLSLAFLLFVPIFAFSWSVAALCLFGRVGFRGFLVGAYYGVIYVDNRRWLWVLEFPFIQHHPLLTFKRRIPFAAKYAYKLSIVGFFSSAILSVMIPDPDPFIKCITATREFVAEQIVLFVATFAIFFCWELTHTLHRVLHTKRFVFAPPKGSAAAEKNPSELLLSVLQRSNPTSLLRYHAYLDLCMVSENNVDAWRRAAIFEKTGQTYKLVIAVCLRPLEQLASRLRKDLGNSAGKPTNLSNQLSSPTDVKHIEELDNFQSYAWCSRIVASLTARSCKEDKFGFARLSGSNTAVVSTLISCLLAVENFMGKKTNLQSPNQLGSAVKRENGPVNSKAYAIADVLKTSIYQIVSVFHDEMLSDLKSRNLEKDWITSNTPRFGTRRMLIQKLHLFLAFQAT; this is encoded by the exons ATGTCTCCAAAACCAAGAGAAGTTGTTGTGAGATTAAGGAACAAATTATTCCTAACCTTTTTGATATGGCAATTAATACCCTCAACTCTCATCTTCCTTCTCTACTTTTCCATTATCCCCAACACCTCATTTTCGTCTTTTCCCCTTTTCCTCTTTTCCCAATTCATCTTCTCCGTTTCTATCTCCTTAATCCCTTCACCTTTTGGTCCTCGTAAAATCAACCTCTCGCTCGCTTTCCTTCTCTTTGTCCCCATCTTCGCGTTCTCCTGGTCCGTTGCGGCGCTTTGTCTCTTTGGAAGAGTTGGGTTTAGGGGTTTTCTTGTTGGTGCCTATTATGGGGTTATTTACGTTGATAACCGTCGTTGGCTTTGGGTTCTTGAGTTTCCCTTTATTCAG CATCATCCTTTATTGACTTTTAAGAGGCGGATTCCTTTTGCTGCTAAATATGCTTATAAGCTTTCCATTGttggtttcttttcttctgCTATTTTATCGGTGATGATTCCTGACCCTGACCCTTTCATCAAGTGCATCACTGCAACTCGGGAGTTTGTAGCCGAGCAGATTGTGTTATTTGTTGCTACTTTTGCTATCTTCTTCTGTTGGGAATTGACTCATACTTTACATCGG GTTTTACATACCAAGAGATTCGTATTTGCTCCCCCAAAAGGATCAGCAGCCGCAGAGAAAAATCCAAGTGAGCTCCTCCTTTCAGTTCTACAGCGGAGTAATCCAACATCTCTTCTTCGATATCATGCTTATCTTGATCTCTGTATGGTTTCCGAGAACAATGTTGACGCTTGGCGGCGTGCGgcaatttttgaaaaaaccGGTCAGACTTACAAATTGGTAATTGCTGTGTGCTTGAGGCCTTTGGAACAACTTGCCTCAAGATTACGCAAGGACTTGGGGAATTCTGCCGGGAAACCTACAAATCTATCAAATCAATTATCCTCCCCAACAGATGTGAAGCACATAGAAGAACTGGATAACTTCCAG TCATATGCTTGGTGTTCAAGGATTGTTGCCTCACTGACTGCCCGTTCATGCAAAGAAGATAAGTTTGGGTTTGCTCGGCTTTCTGGGAGTAACACTGCTGTGGTTTCAACCCTGATATCATGCCTTCTTGCTGTTGAGAATTTCATGGGAAAGAAAACAAACCTGCAATCACCAAATCAGTTGGGATCTGCTGTTAAAAGAGAAAATGGGCCAGTGAATTCAAAAGCTTATGCTATTGCTGATGTTCTCAAGACATCAATCTACCAAATAGTATCTGTATTCCATGATGAGATGTTGTCTGATCTTAAATCACGTAATTTGGAGAAGGACTGGATCACAAGCAATACACCACGTTTTGGTACTCGCAGGATGCTTATTCAAAAATTACATCTTTTCCTTGCTTTTCAGGCTACCTAG